The DNA window TGTCAACGTCTGCAGATCTAACACCTCAGAGAGTTAGCGTGAAGGTCTATACCCCTGATGACAATCAGTTTTGATGGGGCCTATTTCATCTTAGCTTTCTGCGCTGTGTACTTAGATGGTATGAAATGGTTTCTACATTCTCCGCATGTCTCTTCTGCTTAGGCACAGCTCACTTATCCCAGGGTTTCAGGGAGACAGTAATGATCCGAGAAGCACGACAAGAAACCTTTGTTGGAGAAAGCCCCTCTGACGTTGACAGTACTCAGAAGGGAGCAATAAATTCTATAAAGTGCAGAGGGCATGGAGCCATTTCATGGCTATAGAACTGAAGTGCTAACCCTTTGAAGAAATATTACAAAATTTAACTATTATACACCGGGTTTATGGAATGGGTATTAACATTTCTGTCTGACATCCACTTTAGCTGGAAGTTGCTCTGTAAATCCTGTCAATCACATCACAGCCAAGCAAAGAAATCACTTTCAGGTTAATCCTTACAGATCATTATTGCGGTCAAAATCAAATTTGTTGTTAATTATTCCTTTTCATTGCTTGGGGATAATATTGCAGAAAGATTTTGTTTGCAATCTCAATGGTATTTCCTACGGGTTTATCTGGGTATTTCACTTTATTTATGATAAAGTTTTGTTCTACTTCAAAGACCATTTGGTTAAAATGGGCTTGACTGAATGGAATTTTCATTTTAAGACACCTGATCAGTGTTGACACAAAGAGTTCCCAGCGGGCTGCGTAGTAATCCTTAACCAGACCTCCCCACTGCTTGTTAGCATAATCCAAAAGATTCCCATCTGGCCCCCAAAGAGTAACCTGACTCCGGGCATTGAATTCGTACAGGTTCGCTTCCTTTTCAGTTGCTGCCAAGGACCGAGCTGTTTCTATCCAATGGCCCAGTAAAAACTGGCCGTCACTGGACAAGAGGCTATCAAGATCGCGGAGCAGATTATGAACTAAAGTGTCTCCCGCAGTCCACAGCTCCACAATTGAATATTGCGAAAAAGCCTTCTTGATATCTTCGTAAAACTCTGATGCTAGAAGTTGCACTGACTGCCTCGTTAGATCAACGAGATCATATCTGAAGGTATCACTGGAGTTCAGCTCAGAAACAGCTTTTTGCATTCGATCCCACGCTTCGTAAACGTCAGTCTTGTTATACCACAGTGCTGTACTCAGTTTGAGAGAGGGCCTGTGAACTAATGGGCTTCTGTTGTGGTTTTGCATGTAGGAAGTGTTATTGTAAACACTTCGGAATAAGAGCAGCCAGGCAGCTGCCGCAGCGTCATTCCTCTTTCCGTACCGTCTCCGAGCGTAGGACATGGCCCACTCGGTGAGATTTAACGGCTTTTGGCACCAGCTGATTTCATTCATCAGCTCATACACCACGTCGTTCTGTTCAATTCCCTCGGGAGTTATTCCGGTCCCCACCATGGTGGAATTCGGAAAAGCCCTGGCTTTGAAAGGGCCTCTATTGATGCTTTCCACCGTTCCGTACATCCCTGTGTTGCCACCAAAGTTGTGCAGCATGCACCAGATGAACGGCTGTCCATAGAACGACTCGGTGAGTGAGTAGGCTGGCTTGCTCTCGGCAAACAAATCCAGAATAATCATCCGCCCCAAGGGCACTCCATGCAACAAAGCCTTCACCTGGGTCGGCCCCCAAAACGACGGCCTGTTCAGAAAAAGCCATCCTTGCATAAGCCATATTGCCGAAGGGTCCACTGTGAAAAAAGAAACACATTACAACTGTGTAGACCGTGCAAAATACTTACTTATGCAGTTTTAAACTAATTGTTTATATAAAGAGGATATATTGTTATTAATGACACCACAGTCAAGGTTGATACGGTGATATAGGTAAGActgtaagaccattagacattaggccagtcagcccatcaagtctgctccaccattccatcttggctgacttactatccctctcaaccccattctcctcctcctccctgtaacctctgacaccctgacaaatcaagTACCAATTgaccttcgctttaaatatacccaatgtcttggcctccacagattcacctccctctggctgaagaaattcgtcatttctcttctaaatggacatccctcaattgaggctctgccctctcgtcctaaactcccccactaaataaaatgaaatatctttattgtcattgcatagaACAGCTTGTCATGCACCAGTACAGCAAAAgtgagtttgcaactctcgtactcaatgctataaaacaaataaattaacaataaataaaatcaagtaaccagccagtataagcaatgtccagcagtacaaaagcgcaactcagatgcacaacagccataaaaccagtattaaaagtagcaatataacaaatttatggatgatgcttgatcgattggttcagagcaattatagctctggggaaaaagctatttttcagtctggaGGTGAGGGTATAGACAATCTTTTAAcgtctgccagatggaagaagttcaaacagatgattgcatgggtgtgtattgtccttacagatgcttgtagctttccttaggcagcgtgagctgtaggtgtcctccagggctgggAGCTGTGTCCCTATGATCTTCTGTGCGCTAGAGACAACCCGTTGAAgtgctttcctatcagctgctgtacaactgagataccacacagagatgcagtatgttaagatgctctctatggtgcagtggtaaaaggtcaccagcatcggttcaggtagaccagctttcttcagtgtcctgaggaaaaacaagcgttgctgtgctttcttaactattgttgtggtgttagtggaccatgtaaggtcttctgagatgtgtattcccagaaacctgaaactggACACTCTCTCCACTATGTCTCCATTAATGTAGACTGGAGCGTACTCATCATCCCATGACTTTGATTATGGGACTcaatacacaaccttgtggtgtacCAGTGCAAAGGAAATATCCAGTCTAACTAATCCCTTCAATatccaaaaggtttcaatgagattccccccccccccccaacattcttctaaactctagtgagtacagttccaacgaatactcctcatatgttaaccctttaattcctgagattattctcaTGAAATGTGTTGGCTCATGGCTAAgcggataaggcatcggtctagtgatctgaaggtcactggttcgagcctcagccgaggcagcgcgtgtgtgtccttgagcaaggcacttaaccacacattgctctgcgatgaaaCCGGTGCcgagctgcatgggtcctagtgcccttcccttggacaacatcggtggtgtggagaggggggaTTAGcaacatgggcaactgccagtctcccatacaaccctgcccaggcctacaccctggaaaccttccaaggcgcaaatccacggtctcgcgagactaacggatgcctaaaattctcatgaacctcctctgagccatctccaatgccagcacattatttcttagataaggggcccaaaactgctcagaatactgcAAGTGCAGcccgaccaatgccttataaagcctcagcgttacatccttacttttgtattctagtgcTCTCGATATGAATactaatgcatttgccttcctcaccactgactcaacctgcaagttaacctatcGGGAAGCCTGCACGTAGACTCCCAAGATCCTCTGCAACCTTttgttgaattttctcccatttacagAACAGtccatgtctttattccttctaccaaactgcatgaccatacacttcatgaCACtgtacttctttgcccattccccaatccaagcccttctgcagacagcctacttcctcaacactacctgccgctCATAATCCTCTAcattcccactaacttttgctataTTATTGCTTTTAAGTtttctgacttcccttgtcaggcacAGTTGCCTCACCCTCCCTTTGGAATacactcatgcctctgtaattccctttactccactgaaatattaatACATCTGACTGCATCTTCTCCCTCTtctgcagggtaaattctatcaaaTTTTGACCACTGCCTCCttggggttcctttaccttaagcgtAAACATTCATCTCCTGAATCAAAACTGGTTTATTGCACAAAACCCAATCCAGGATCGTCCTTCCCTGAGTGAACTCAGCCACAAGCtgcactaaaaagccatctcataggcactctacaaattccctctcttgggaaccatctccaaccagattttcccaatctacctgcacattgaaattccccatgacgaTCGCAGGATTCCCTTTTTCACAtgctttttccatttcccattgtaatttatagcccacatcctggctactgttcagaggtctgCATATAAAacacattagggtctttttacccttgtagcttCTTAACTCTACCACAAGGATACTACaacttccgaccctatgtcacgtctttctaaggatttaatttcattttttaccaatacaGTCACCCCACCCGCTCTGTCaacctgcctgtctttttgacACAATGTGTACCCTCAGATGTTAAGGAAatttctaaggagctgcagcttgatataCTTGGAGTTATCCGAGaagctggaggtctcccaaatttcccacatctcacacaaggaacgTATCGCTACTTCTGGTTCTTTTCTCAGCAGACTCGCTATGTACCAACAGGGAAAAAAAATACCTACCAGAAACTCTCTTACTTCGGACTTCCACCTGTGCTTGCCCAAGCCTAGTCTCGGGTAGCAATTCCTGGATTGccacctgtgccacgtgccagtgagggtacaaacaggatgatttggcaacctaatacgtggctgagaaacCTGTGCCATGGGCcatgttcttggatcattgggatctcttctgggggaggtatggcctgtgatgggttacacttgaactcgaaggggatcaatattctcacaggcaggtttgttagagctgttccAGAGGGTTTAAACTTATTTggctggggagggggtgggaactggTGTGAAGGGACTCAATAGGACGGGTAGTGAAAAAGAAAAGatggcatgcagtcagactgtcaagaAAAGGCAAGCAGATGATgggacataattgcagccagcagggtgagtatcagagcATTacagatgcagaatcaaaaaagggTACAAatgcagtactcaaagtgttatatctcagtgcACAGAGTACAAGATACAAGGtacaaggtggatgatcttgcggCACTTTTATAGATTGTCAGTTATGATttgtgaccatcactgaatcgtggctaaaGGATGATTGTAGTCCAAGATtgcatcggagggataggaaggtaggcagagggggtagtgtggctcttctggtaaagaatggcatcaaatcagtagaattGGAAGCCATAGGATCgggagatgttgaatccttgagggctgagttaagaaactgtaagggtaaaaggactctgatggcagttacatacaggcctcctaacagcagctggaaggtggaccacagattacaacaggaaatagaaaaggcatgtcagaaaggcaatgttagGATAGTCTTGggaaattttaacatgcaggtcgattgggaaaatcaggctggtaatgGATCCCAAGACAGCGCgtttgttgaatgtctacgagatggctttttagaatagTTTGTGTTTGAACCTACTAGGGGAACAACTGTACTAgattgggtattatgtaatgaactggaggcaattagggagcttaaggtaaaagaacccttaggaaccagttaTCACAACATGATTGTGTCCAGCTTGAAATTTGGaagagagaaagtaaagtctgatgtggcaatatttcagtagagtaaaggaatATACAGTGATATGAGAGAAAGGAAGCGCCCGAAGTAGATTGGAATTAAGATGCCGGCAGGGGTGACAGCAGAGAAGCagtggcgtgagtttctgggaagaATGGAAGGTGTAGGAcacgtgtattccaaaaatgatgaaatactcaaatggtaaaatagtacaaccatggctgacaagggaagtcaaagctaatttaAACACTAAAGAGAAGGcattcaacaaagcaaaaattagtgggaagacagaggattgggaagcttttaaaaccctaccgggggggggggggggggaggtaaataAAAgcatcattaggagggaaaagatgaaatatgaaagcaagctagcagacaatatcaaagtggatagtaaaagtttttttgaagtatataaaaaataagagagatgagagtgggtataggaccgctagaaaaccaggccagagaaataatatcaggtgacaaggagatggcagattaaCTAAATGAGaactttgcgtcagtcttcactgtggaaggcactagcagcaTGCCAGATGTTCAAGGGTGTGAGAGAAGAGAAATGAGAAGTTCCtcttacaagggagaaggtgctcaaaaagctgaaagacctaaagttaCATAAATCactcagaccagatgaactgtaaCCCTAGGGCtctagtggtagagattgtgaaggcaccTGTAATGTTCTTTCAAAATTCACTGGACTCTGGcaaagtgccagaggactgggaaatggcactctttaagaaaggaggaggtcagcagaaaggaaattatagaccagttagcctgacctcagtagttgggaagatactggagtcaattgttaaggatgatgttACGGAcgtcttggtgacacaggacaagataggacaaagtcagcatggtttccttaaaggaaaattttgcctgatgaacctgttggaattctttgaggagattacaagtaggatagataaaggggacgtAGTAGATGTTGCATatatggactttcagaagacctttgaccagGTGCCATACACGAGACTGCTTACCATGTTATTACAAGACAGTTAGCGGCATAGt is part of the Hemitrygon akajei chromosome 18, sHemAka1.3, whole genome shotgun sequence genome and encodes:
- the naglu gene encoding alpha-N-acetylglucosaminidase yields the protein MARPGWVAVILLLTAPGLAAVRFPSLSHLAPAASDEVQSEAAQQLCRRLLGPRADDFVLTVKQRRPAGAETTAPAFELSSLPDGRVQVLGTTGAAAASGLYWYLRAFCGCHVSWSGRQLRLPKPLPRLPRVLKITAPDRFHYYQNVCSYSYSFVWWDWDRWEREIDWMALSGINLALAFTGQEAIWQRVYLSLGLTQAEINDYFVGPAYFAWARMGNMHSWAGPLSDSWHKNQLNLQHQILQRMRSLGMLPVLPAFAGFVPASFLRLFPKEIFTRLGSWGRLNCTYSCSYLLDPKSAVFKQVGKMFLLELIKEFGTDHIYSADAFNEMTPQSSDPQYLSSISNAIFKSMTQVDPSAIWLMQGWLFLNRPSFWGPTQVKALLHGVPLGRMIILDLFAESKPAYSLTESFYGQPFIWCMLHNFGGNTGMYGTVESINRGPFKARAFPNSTMVGTGITPEGIEQNDVVYELMNEISWCQKPLNLTEWAMSYARRRYGKRNDAAAAAWLLLFRSVYNNTSYMQNHNRSPLVHRPSLKLSTALWYNKTDVYEAWDRMQKAVSELNSSDTFRYDLVDLTRQSVQLLASEFYEDIKKAFSQYSIVELWTAGDTLVHNLLRDLDSLLSSDGQFLLGHWIETARSLAATEKEANLYEFNARSQVTLWGPDGNLLDYANKQWGGLVKDYYAARWELFVSTLIRCLKMKIPFSQAHFNQMVFEVEQNFIINKVKYPDKPVGNTIEIANKIFLQYYPQAMKRNN